Proteins from one Leclercia sp. AS011 genomic window:
- the rplP gene encoding 50S ribosomal protein L16: MLQPKRTKFRKVHKGRNRGLAQGTDVSFGTFGLKAVGRGRLTARQIEAARRAMTRAVKRQGKIWIRVFPDKPITEKPLEVRMGKGKGNVEYWVALIQPGKVLYEMDGVPEELAREAFGLAAAKLPIKTTFVTKTVM, from the coding sequence ATGTTACAACCAAAGCGTACAAAATTCCGTAAAGTGCACAAAGGCCGCAACCGTGGTCTGGCGCAGGGTACGGATGTTAGCTTCGGCACTTTCGGTCTGAAAGCTGTTGGCCGTGGTCGTCTGACTGCACGTCAGATCGAAGCAGCACGTCGTGCTATGACCCGTGCAGTTAAGCGTCAAGGTAAAATTTGGATCCGTGTATTCCCGGACAAACCAATTACCGAGAAGCCGCTGGAAGTTCGTATGGGTAAAGGTAAAGGTAACGTGGAGTACTGGGTTGCCTTGATCCAACCGGGCAAAGTCCTTTATGAAATGGACGGTGTTCCGGAAGAGCTGGCCCGTGAAGCCTTCGGCCTGGCAGCAGCGAAACTGCCTATCAAAACCACCTTTGTAACTAAGACGGTGATGTAA
- the rplR gene encoding 50S ribosomal protein L18 gives MDKKSARIRRATRARRKLKELGATRLVVHRTPRHIYAQVIAPNGSEVLVAASTVEKAITEQLKYTGNKDAAAAVGKAVAERALEKGITVVSFDRSGFQYHGRVQALADAAREAGLQF, from the coding sequence ATGGATAAGAAATCTGCTCGTATCCGTCGTGCGACCCGCGCACGCCGCAAGCTCAAAGAGCTGGGTGCAACTCGCCTGGTGGTACATCGTACCCCGCGTCATATTTACGCACAGGTAATTGCACCAAACGGTTCTGAAGTTCTGGTAGCTGCTTCTACTGTAGAAAAAGCTATTACTGAACAATTGAAGTACACCGGTAACAAAGACGCCGCTGCAGCTGTAGGTAAAGCTGTTGCTGAACGCGCTCTGGAAAAAGGCATCACAGTTGTGTCCTTTGACCGTTCCGGGTTCCAATATCATGGTCGTGTCCAGGCACTGGCAGATGCTGCCCGTGAAGCTGGCCTTCAGTTCTAA
- the rplX gene encoding 50S ribosomal protein L24 — MAAKIRRDDEVIVLTGKDKGKRGKVKNVLSSGKLVVEGINLVKKHQKPVPALNQPGGIVEKEAAIQVSNVAIFNAATGKADRVGFRFEDGKKVRFFKSNSETIK, encoded by the coding sequence ATGGCAGCGAAAATCCGTCGTGATGACGAAGTTATCGTGTTAACCGGTAAAGATAAAGGTAAACGCGGTAAAGTAAAAAATGTTCTGTCTTCCGGCAAACTCGTCGTTGAAGGTATCAACCTGGTTAAGAAACACCAGAAGCCGGTTCCGGCCCTGAACCAACCAGGTGGCATCGTTGAAAAAGAAGCTGCTATTCAGGTTTCTAACGTTGCAATCTTCAATGCGGCAACCGGCAAGGCTGACCGTGTAGGCTTTAGATTCGAAGACGGCAAAAAAGTCCGTTTCTTCAAGTCTAACAGCGAAACTATCAAGTAA
- the rplD gene encoding 50S ribosomal protein L4: MELVLKDAQSALTVSETTFGRDFNEALVHQVVVAYAAGARQGTRAQKTRAEVTGSGKKPWRQKGTGRARSGSIKSPIWRSGGVTFAARPQDHSQKVNKKMYRGALKSILSELVRQDRLIVVESFSVEAPKTKLLAQKLKDMALEDVLIITGELDENLFLAARNLHKVDVRDATGIDPVSLIAFDKVVMTADAVKQVEEMLA; the protein is encoded by the coding sequence ATGGAATTAGTATTGAAAGACGCGCAGAGCGCGCTGACTGTTTCCGAAACTACCTTCGGTCGTGATTTCAACGAAGCGCTGGTTCACCAGGTTGTTGTTGCTTATGCAGCTGGTGCTCGTCAGGGTACTCGTGCTCAGAAGACTCGTGCTGAAGTAACTGGTTCCGGCAAAAAGCCGTGGCGCCAGAAAGGTACCGGCCGTGCGCGTTCAGGTTCTATCAAGAGCCCGATCTGGCGTTCCGGTGGCGTGACCTTCGCTGCTCGCCCGCAGGACCACAGTCAAAAAGTTAACAAAAAGATGTACCGCGGCGCGCTGAAAAGCATCCTGTCCGAACTGGTACGTCAGGATCGTCTGATCGTTGTCGAATCTTTCTCTGTAGAAGCGCCTAAAACTAAGCTGCTGGCACAGAAACTGAAAGACATGGCTCTGGAAGATGTGCTGATCATCACCGGTGAGCTGGACGAGAACCTGTTCCTTGCCGCACGTAACCTGCACAAGGTTGACGTACGCGATGCGACTGGTATCGACCCGGTTAGCCTGATCGCCTTCGACAAAGTCGTAATGACTGCTGATGCTGTTAAGCAAGTTGAGGAGATGCTGGCATGA
- the rplE gene encoding 50S ribosomal protein L5, with protein MAKLHDYYKDEVVNKLMTEFNYNSVMQVPRVEKITLNMGVGEAIADKKLLDNAAADLTAISGQKPLITKARKSVAGFKIRQGYPIGCKVTLRGERMWEFLERLISIAVPRIRDFRGLSAKSFDGRGNYSMGVREQIIFPEIDYDKVDRVRGLDITITTTANSDEEGRALLAAFDFPFRK; from the coding sequence ATGGCGAAACTGCATGATTACTACAAAGACGAAGTAGTTAACAAACTCATGACTGAGTTTAACTACAATTCTGTCATGCAAGTCCCTCGGGTCGAGAAGATCACCCTGAACATGGGTGTTGGTGAAGCGATCGCTGACAAGAAACTGCTGGATAATGCAGCAGCTGATCTGACAGCAATCTCCGGTCAAAAACCGCTGATCACCAAAGCACGCAAATCTGTTGCAGGCTTCAAAATCCGTCAGGGCTATCCGATCGGCTGTAAAGTAACTCTGCGTGGCGAACGCATGTGGGAGTTCCTTGAGCGCCTGATCTCTATTGCTGTTCCACGTATCCGTGACTTCCGTGGCCTGTCCGCTAAGTCTTTCGACGGTCGTGGCAACTACAGCATGGGTGTCCGTGAGCAGATCATCTTCCCAGAGATCGACTACGATAAAGTCGACCGCGTGCGTGGTTTGGATATTACCATTACCACTACTGCGAACTCTGACGAAGAAGGCCGCGCTCTGCTGGCTGCGTTTGACTTCCCGTTCCGCAAGTAA
- the secY gene encoding preprotein translocase subunit SecY, with translation MAKQPGLDFQSAKGGLGELKRRLLFVIGALIVFRIGSFIPIPGIDAAVLAKLLEQQRGTIIEMFNMFSGGALSRASIFALGIMPYISASIIIQLLTVVHPTLAELKKEGESGRRKISQYTRYGTLVLAIFQSIGIATGLPNMPGMQGLVINPGFAFYFTAVVSLVSGTMFLMWLGEQITERGIGNGISIIIFAGIVAGLPPAIAHTIEQARQGDLHFLLLLLVAVLVFAVTFFVIFVERGQRRIVVNYAKRQQGRRVYAAQSTHLPLKVNMAGVIPAIFASSIILFPATIASWFGGGTGWNWLTTISLYLQPGQPLYVLLYASAIIFFCFFYTALVFNPRETADNLKKSGAFVPGIRPGEQTAKYIDKVMTRLTLVGALYITFICLIPEFMRDAMKVPFYFGGTSLLIVVVVIMDFMAQVQTLMMSSQYESALKKANLKGYGR, from the coding sequence ATGGCTAAACAACCGGGATTAGATTTTCAAAGTGCCAAAGGTGGCTTAGGCGAGCTGAAACGCAGACTGTTGTTTGTAATCGGTGCGCTTATTGTGTTCCGTATTGGCTCTTTCATTCCGATCCCTGGTATTGATGCCGCTGTACTTGCCAAACTGCTTGAGCAACAGCGAGGCACCATCATTGAAATGTTTAACATGTTCTCTGGTGGTGCTCTCAGCCGAGCTTCAATCTTTGCGCTGGGTATCATGCCGTATATTTCGGCATCGATTATTATCCAACTGCTGACGGTCGTTCATCCGACCCTGGCAGAGCTGAAGAAAGAAGGGGAGTCTGGTCGTCGTAAGATCAGCCAGTACACCCGTTACGGCACTCTGGTGCTGGCAATATTCCAGTCGATCGGTATTGCTACCGGTCTACCGAATATGCCTGGTATGCAGGGCCTGGTTATTAACCCAGGCTTTGCATTCTATTTCACCGCTGTTGTAAGTCTGGTCTCAGGAACGATGTTCTTGATGTGGCTCGGCGAACAAATTACTGAACGTGGTATCGGTAACGGTATTTCGATCATTATTTTCGCTGGTATTGTTGCGGGACTCCCGCCAGCCATTGCCCATACTATCGAGCAAGCGCGTCAAGGCGACCTGCACTTCCTCCTGTTGCTGTTGGTTGCAGTATTAGTATTTGCAGTGACGTTCTTTGTTATCTTCGTTGAACGTGGTCAACGCCGCATTGTGGTAAACTACGCGAAACGTCAGCAAGGTCGTCGAGTCTATGCTGCACAGAGCACACATTTACCGCTGAAAGTGAACATGGCAGGGGTAATCCCGGCGATCTTCGCTTCCAGTATTATTCTGTTCCCAGCGACCATCGCGTCATGGTTTGGGGGCGGGACTGGTTGGAACTGGCTGACAACAATTTCGCTGTATTTGCAGCCTGGGCAACCACTTTATGTGTTACTCTATGCGTCTGCGATCATCTTCTTCTGTTTCTTCTACACGGCGTTGGTCTTCAACCCGCGTGAAACAGCAGATAACCTGAAGAAGTCCGGTGCATTTGTACCAGGAATTCGTCCGGGAGAGCAAACGGCGAAGTATATCGATAAAGTAATGACTCGCCTGACTTTGGTTGGTGCGCTTTATATTACTTTTATCTGCCTGATCCCGGAGTTCATGCGTGATGCAATGAAAGTACCGTTCTACTTCGGTGGGACTTCACTACTTATCGTTGTTGTCGTCATTATGGACTTTATGGCTCAAGTGCAAACTCTGATGATGTCTAGTCAGTACGAGTCTGCATTGAAGAAGGCGAACCTGAAAGGCTACGGCCGCTAA
- the rplV gene encoding 50S ribosomal protein L22 translates to METLAQHRHARSSAQKVRLVADLIRGKKVSQALDILTYTNKKAAVLVKKVLESAIANAEHNDGADIDDLKVAKIFVDEGPSMKRIMPRAKGRADRILKRTSHITVVVSDR, encoded by the coding sequence ATGGAAACTTTAGCTCAACATCGCCATGCTCGTTCTTCTGCTCAGAAGGTTCGCCTTGTTGCTGACCTGATTCGCGGTAAGAAAGTGTCGCAGGCCCTGGACATCCTAACCTATACCAACAAGAAAGCTGCGGTATTGGTTAAGAAGGTACTGGAATCTGCCATTGCTAACGCTGAACACAACGATGGCGCTGACATTGACGATCTGAAAGTCGCGAAAATCTTCGTAGACGAAGGCCCAAGCATGAAGCGCATTATGCCGCGTGCGAAAGGTCGTGCAGATCGCATCCTGAAGCGCACCAGCCACATTACTGTGGTTGTGTCCGATCGCTGA
- the rpsQ gene encoding 30S ribosomal protein S17 yields the protein MTDKIRTLQGRVVSDKMEKSIVVAIERIVKHPIYGKFIKRTTKLHVHDENNECGIGDKVEIRECRPLSKTKSWTLVRVVEKAVL from the coding sequence ATGACCGATAAAATCCGTACTCTGCAAGGTCGTGTTGTTAGCGACAAAATGGAGAAATCCATCGTTGTAGCTATCGAACGTATTGTGAAACACCCGATCTACGGTAAATTCATCAAGCGTACGACCAAACTGCACGTACATGACGAGAACAACGAATGTGGTATCGGCGACAAGGTTGAAATCCGTGAATGCCGTCCACTGTCCAAGACTAAGTCCTGGACGCTGGTTCGCGTTGTAGAGAAAGCGGTTCTGTAA
- the rpmC gene encoding 50S ribosomal protein L29, which translates to MKANELREKSVEELNAELLNLLREQFNLRMQAASGQLQQTHLLKQVRRDVARVKTLLTQKAGA; encoded by the coding sequence ATGAAAGCAAATGAGCTGCGTGAAAAAAGCGTAGAAGAGCTGAACGCTGAGCTGCTGAACCTGCTGCGTGAGCAGTTCAACCTGCGTATGCAGGCTGCAAGTGGCCAGCTGCAACAGACTCACCTGCTGAAGCAGGTACGTCGTGATGTTGCACGCGTTAAGACTTTACTGACTCAGAAGGCGGGTGCGTAA
- the rpmD gene encoding 50S ribosomal protein L30: MAKTIKITQTRSAIGRLPKHKATLLGLGLRRIGHTVEREDTPAVRGMVNAVYFMVKVEE; the protein is encoded by the coding sequence ATGGCAAAGACTATTAAAATTACACAAACCCGCAGTGCAATCGGACGTCTGCCGAAACACAAGGCAACTCTGCTTGGCCTGGGTCTGCGTCGTATTGGTCATACCGTTGAGCGCGAGGATACTCCTGCTGTTCGTGGTATGGTCAACGCGGTTTACTTCATGGTTAAAGTTGAGGAGTAA
- the rplF gene encoding 50S ribosomal protein L6, whose amino-acid sequence MSRVAKAPVVIPAGVDVKIDGQVITIKGKNGELTRTLNDAVEVNHADNALTFGPRTGYVDGWAQAGTARALLNSMVVGVTEGFTKKLQLVGVGYRAAIKGNAVGLSLGFSHPVEHPLPAGITAECPTQTEIVLKGADKQLIGQVAADLRAYRRPEPYKGKGVRYADEVVRTKEAKKK is encoded by the coding sequence ATGTCTCGTGTTGCTAAAGCACCGGTCGTTATTCCTGCCGGCGTTGATGTAAAAATCGACGGTCAGGTTATTACGATCAAAGGTAAAAATGGCGAGCTGACTCGTACCCTCAACGATGCTGTTGAAGTTAATCATGCAGACAACGCTCTGACCTTCGGCCCACGTACTGGTTACGTTGATGGCTGGGCTCAGGCTGGTACCGCGCGTGCCCTGCTGAACTCAATGGTTGTTGGTGTTACCGAAGGCTTCACTAAAAAGCTTCAACTGGTTGGTGTAGGTTACCGTGCAGCGATCAAAGGGAATGCAGTAGGCCTGTCTCTGGGCTTCTCACACCCTGTTGAGCATCCGCTGCCTGCCGGTATCACTGCAGAATGCCCGACTCAGACTGAAATCGTGCTGAAAGGCGCTGATAAACAGCTGATCGGTCAGGTTGCAGCAGATCTGCGCGCCTACCGTCGTCCTGAGCCTTATAAAGGCAAGGGTGTTCGTTACGCCGACGAAGTCGTGCGTACCAAAGAGGCTAAGAAGAAGTAA
- the rpsN gene encoding 30S ribosomal protein S14, which translates to MAKQSMKAREVKRVALADKFFAKRAELKAIISDVNASDEDRWNAVLKLQSLPRDSSPSRQRNRCRQTGRPHGFVGKFGLSRIKLREAAMRGEVPGLKKASW; encoded by the coding sequence ATGGCTAAGCAATCAATGAAAGCACGCGAAGTAAAGCGCGTGGCTTTAGCTGATAAATTCTTCGCTAAACGCGCTGAACTGAAAGCGATCATTTCTGATGTGAACGCTTCCGACGAAGATCGTTGGAATGCTGTTCTCAAGCTGCAGTCTCTGCCGCGTGATTCCAGCCCGTCTCGTCAGCGTAACCGCTGTCGTCAAACAGGTCGTCCACATGGTTTCGTGGGCAAGTTCGGGTTGAGCCGTATCAAACTGCGTGAAGCCGCCATGCGCGGTGAAGTACCAGGCTTGAAAAAGGCTAGCTGGTAA
- the rpsS gene encoding 30S ribosomal protein S19: MPRSLKKGPFIDLHLLKKVEKAVESGDKKPLRTWSRRSTIFPNMIGLTIAVHNGRQHVPVFVSDEMVGHKLGEFAPTRTYRGHAADKKAKKK; encoded by the coding sequence ATGCCACGTTCTCTCAAGAAAGGTCCTTTTATTGACCTGCACTTGCTGAAGAAGGTAGAGAAAGCGGTGGAAAGCGGAGACAAGAAGCCCCTGCGCACTTGGTCCCGTCGTTCAACGATCTTTCCTAACATGATCGGTTTGACCATCGCTGTCCATAATGGTCGTCAGCACGTTCCAGTCTTTGTTTCCGACGAAATGGTCGGTCACAAACTGGGTGAATTCGCACCGACTCGTACTTATCGCGGCCACGCTGCTGATAAAAAAGCGAAGAAGAAATAA
- the rplB gene encoding 50S ribosomal protein L2: protein MAVVKCKPTSPGRRHVVKVVNPELHKGKPFAPLVEKNSKSGGRNNNGRITTRHIGGGHKQAYRIVDFKRNKDGIPAVVERLEYDPNRSANIALVLYKDGERRYILAPKGLKAGDQIQSGVDAAIKAGNTLPMRNIPVGSTVHNVEMKPGKGGQLARSAGTYVQIVARDGAYVTLRLRSGEMRKVEADCRATLGEVGNAEHMLRVLGKAGAARWRGVRPTVRGTAMNPVDHPHGGGEGRNFGKHPVTPWGVQTKGKKTRSNKRTDKFIVRRRSK, encoded by the coding sequence ATGGCAGTTGTTAAATGTAAACCGACATCTCCGGGTCGTCGCCACGTCGTTAAAGTGGTCAACCCAGAGCTGCACAAGGGCAAACCTTTTGCTCCGCTGGTTGAAAAAAACAGCAAATCCGGCGGTCGTAACAACAATGGCCGTATCACCACTCGTCATATCGGTGGTGGTCACAAGCAGGCTTACCGTATTGTTGACTTTAAACGCAACAAAGACGGTATCCCAGCTGTTGTTGAGCGTCTTGAGTACGATCCGAACCGTTCCGCGAACATCGCGCTGGTTCTGTACAAAGATGGCGAGCGTCGTTACATTCTGGCCCCTAAAGGCCTGAAAGCTGGCGACCAGATTCAATCTGGCGTTGATGCTGCAATCAAAGCAGGTAACACCCTGCCGATGCGCAATATCCCGGTTGGTTCTACCGTTCATAACGTAGAAATGAAACCAGGTAAAGGCGGTCAGCTGGCACGTTCCGCTGGTACTTACGTTCAGATCGTTGCGCGTGATGGTGCTTATGTCACCCTGCGTCTGCGTTCTGGTGAAATGCGTAAAGTCGAAGCAGACTGCCGCGCTACTCTGGGCGAAGTTGGCAATGCTGAGCATATGCTGCGCGTACTGGGTAAAGCAGGTGCTGCACGCTGGCGTGGTGTTCGTCCTACCGTTCGCGGTACTGCGATGAACCCAGTCGACCACCCACATGGTGGTGGTGAAGGTCGTAACTTTGGTAAGCACCCGGTAACTCCGTGGGGCGTTCAGACCAAAGGTAAGAAGACCCGCAGCAACAAGCGTACTGATAAATTTATCGTACGTCGCCGTAGCAAATAA
- the rplN gene encoding 50S ribosomal protein L14 encodes MIQEQTMLNVADNSGARRVMCIKVLGGSHRRYAGVGDIIKITIKEAIPRGKVKKGDVLKAVVVRTRKGVRRPDGSVIRFDGNACVILNNNSEQPIGTRIFGPVTRELRTEKFMKIISLAPEVL; translated from the coding sequence ATGATCCAAGAACAGACTATGCTGAACGTCGCCGACAACTCCGGTGCACGTCGCGTAATGTGTATCAAGGTTCTGGGTGGCTCGCACCGTCGCTACGCAGGCGTAGGCGACATCATCAAGATCACCATCAAGGAAGCAATTCCACGTGGTAAGGTCAAAAAAGGTGATGTGCTGAAAGCGGTAGTGGTGCGCACCAGGAAGGGTGTTCGTCGCCCTGACGGTTCTGTCATTCGCTTCGATGGTAATGCATGCGTTATTTTAAACAATAACAGCGAGCAGCCTATCGGCACGCGTATCTTTGGGCCGGTAACTCGTGAACTTCGTACTGAAAAGTTCATGAAAATTATCTCTCTGGCACCAGAAGTACTCTAA
- the rplW gene encoding 50S ribosomal protein L23, whose product MIREERLLKVLRAPHVSEKASAAMEKTNTIVLKVAKDATKAEIKAAVQKLFEVEVEVVNTLVVKGKVKRHGQRIGRRSDWKKAYVTLKEGQNLDFVGGAE is encoded by the coding sequence ATGATTCGTGAAGAACGTCTGCTGAAGGTGCTTCGTGCACCGCACGTTTCTGAAAAAGCGTCTGCTGCGATGGAAAAAACTAACACCATCGTTCTCAAAGTTGCTAAAGACGCGACCAAAGCAGAAATCAAAGCTGCTGTGCAGAAACTGTTTGAAGTCGAAGTCGAAGTCGTTAACACCCTGGTAGTTAAAGGGAAAGTTAAACGTCACGGACAGCGTATCGGTCGTCGTAGCGACTGGAAAAAAGCTTACGTCACCCTGAAAGAAGGCCAGAATCTGGACTTCGTTGGCGGCGCTGAGTAA
- the rpsM gene encoding 30S ribosomal protein S13: protein MARIAGINIPDQKHAVIALTSIYGVGKTRSKAILAAAGIAEDVKISELSEEQIDTLRDEVAKFVVEGDLRREVSMSIKRLMDLGCYRGLRHRRGLPVRGQRTKTNARTRKGPRKPIKK from the coding sequence GTGGCCCGTATAGCAGGCATTAACATTCCTGATCAGAAACATGCCGTGATCGCATTAACTTCGATCTATGGCGTCGGCAAGACCCGTTCTAAAGCCATTCTGGCTGCAGCGGGTATCGCTGAAGATGTTAAGATCAGTGAGCTGTCTGAAGAACAAATCGACACGCTGCGTGACGAAGTTGCCAAATTTGTCGTTGAAGGTGATCTGCGCCGTGAAGTTAGCATGAGCATCAAGCGCCTTATGGATCTTGGTTGCTATCGCGGTTTGCGTCATCGTCGTGGTCTCCCGGTTCGCGGCCAGCGTACCAAGACCAACGCACGTACCCGTAAGGGTCCGCGCAAACCGATCAAGAAATAA
- the rpmJ gene encoding 50S ribosomal protein L36 — protein MKVRASVKKLCRNCKIVKRDGVIRVICSAEPKHKQRQG, from the coding sequence ATGAAAGTTCGTGCTTCCGTCAAGAAATTATGCCGTAACTGCAAAATCGTTAAGCGTGATGGTGTCATCCGTGTGATTTGCAGTGCCGAGCCGAAGCATAAACAGCGCCAAGGCTGA
- the rpsC gene encoding 30S ribosomal protein S3, protein MGQKVHPNGIRLGIVKPWNSTWFANTKEFADNLDSDFKVRQYLTKELAKASVSRIVIERPAKSIRVTIHTARPGIVIGKKGEDVEKLRKVVADIAGVPAQINIAEVRKPELDAKLVADSITSQLERRVMFRRAMKRAVQNAMRLGAKGIKVEVSGRLGGAEIARTEWYREGRVPLHTLRADIDYNTSEAHTTYGVIGVKVWIFKGEILGGMAAVEQPEKPAAQPKKQQRKGRK, encoded by the coding sequence ATGGGTCAGAAAGTACATCCTAATGGTATTCGCCTGGGTATTGTAAAACCATGGAACTCAACCTGGTTTGCGAACACCAAAGAATTCGCTGACAACCTGGACAGCGATTTTAAAGTACGTCAGTACCTGACTAAGGAACTGGCTAAAGCGTCTGTATCTCGTATCGTTATCGAGCGTCCAGCTAAGAGCATCCGTGTGACCATTCACACTGCTCGTCCTGGCATCGTGATCGGTAAGAAAGGCGAAGACGTAGAAAAACTGCGCAAGGTCGTAGCGGATATCGCTGGCGTTCCTGCACAGATCAATATCGCTGAAGTTCGTAAGCCTGAACTGGACGCTAAATTGGTTGCTGACAGCATCACTTCACAGCTGGAACGTCGTGTTATGTTCCGTCGTGCTATGAAGCGTGCTGTACAGAACGCAATGCGTCTGGGCGCTAAAGGTATCAAAGTTGAAGTTAGCGGCCGTCTGGGCGGCGCGGAAATCGCACGTACCGAATGGTACCGCGAAGGTCGCGTACCGCTGCACACTCTGCGTGCTGACATCGACTACAACACCTCTGAAGCGCACACCACTTACGGTGTAATCGGCGTTAAGGTATGGATCTTCAAAGGTGAGATCCTGGGTGGTATGGCTGCTGTTGAACAACCGGAAAAACCGGCTGCGCAACCTAAAAAGCAGCAGCGTAAAGGCCGTAAATAA
- the rplO gene encoding 50S ribosomal protein L15 — MRLNTLSPAEGSKKAGKRLGRGIGSGLGKTGGRGHKGQNSRSGGGVRRGFEGGQMPLYRRLPKFGFTSRKSAITAEVRLSDLAKVEGGVVDLNTLKAANIIGIQIEFAKVILAGEVSTPVTVRGLRVTKGARAAIEAAGGKIEE, encoded by the coding sequence ATGCGTTTAAATACTCTGTCTCCGGCCGAAGGCTCTAAAAAGGCGGGTAAACGCCTGGGTCGTGGTATCGGTTCTGGCCTCGGCAAAACCGGTGGTCGTGGTCACAAAGGTCAGAACTCTCGTTCTGGCGGTGGCGTACGTCGCGGTTTCGAGGGTGGCCAGATGCCACTGTACCGTCGTCTGCCGAAGTTCGGCTTCACCTCTCGCAAATCAGCGATCACAGCCGAAGTTCGTCTGTCTGACCTGGCGAAAGTTGAAGGCGGCGTTGTAGACCTGAACACGCTGAAAGCAGCAAACATTATCGGTATCCAGATCGAGTTCGCGAAAGTGATCCTGGCTGGTGAAGTTTCTACTCCGGTAACTGTTCGTGGCCTGCGTGTTACTAAAGGTGCTCGTGCTGCTATCGAAGCTGCTGGCGGTAAAATCGAGGAATAA
- the rpsE gene encoding 30S ribosomal protein S5, translating to MAHIEKQAGELQEKLIAVNRVSKTVKGGRIFSFTALTVVGDGNGRVGFGYGKAREVPAAIQKAMEKARRNMINVALNHGTLQHPVKGTHTGSRVFMQPASEGTGIIAGGAMRAVLEVAGVHNVLAKAYGSTNPINVVRATIDGLENMKSPEMVAAKRGKSVEEILG from the coding sequence ATGGCTCACATCGAAAAACAGGCTGGCGAACTGCAGGAAAAGCTGATCGCGGTTAACCGCGTATCTAAAACCGTTAAAGGTGGTCGTATTTTCTCCTTCACAGCTCTGACTGTTGTTGGTGATGGTAATGGTCGCGTTGGTTTTGGTTACGGTAAAGCGCGTGAAGTTCCAGCAGCGATCCAGAAAGCGATGGAAAAAGCCCGTCGCAATATGATTAACGTCGCGCTGAACCACGGCACCCTGCAGCACCCAGTTAAGGGTACTCACACGGGTTCTCGTGTCTTCATGCAGCCAGCTTCCGAAGGTACCGGTATCATCGCCGGTGGTGCAATGCGCGCCGTTCTGGAAGTTGCTGGAGTTCATAACGTTCTGGCTAAAGCATATGGTTCCACCAACCCGATTAACGTGGTTCGTGCAACTATTGATGGCCTGGAAAATATGAAATCTCCAGAAATGGTCGCTGCCAAGCGTGGTAAATCCGTTGAAGAAATTCTGGGGTAA
- the rpsH gene encoding 30S ribosomal protein S8, with amino-acid sequence MSMQDPIADMLTRIRNGQAANKVAVTMPSAKLKVAIANVLKEEGFIEDFKVEGDTKPELELTLKYFQGKAVVESIQRVSRPGLRIYKKKDELPKVMAGMGIAVVSTSKGVMTDRAARQAGLGGEIICYVA; translated from the coding sequence ATGAGCATGCAAGATCCGATCGCGGATATGCTGACCCGTATCCGTAACGGTCAGGCCGCGAACAAAGTTGCGGTCACCATGCCTTCCGCCAAGCTGAAAGTGGCAATTGCCAACGTGCTGAAGGAAGAAGGTTTTATCGAAGATTTTAAAGTTGAAGGCGACACCAAGCCGGAACTGGAACTTACTCTCAAGTATTTCCAGGGTAAAGCTGTTGTAGAAAGCATTCAGCGTGTCAGCCGCCCAGGCCTGCGCATCTATAAGAAAAAAGATGAGCTGCCAAAAGTTATGGCCGGCATGGGTATCGCAGTTGTTTCTACCTCTAAAGGTGTTATGACTGATCGTGCAGCGCGCCAAGCTGGTCTTGGTGGCGAAATTATCTGCTACGTAGCCTAA